One Engystomops pustulosus chromosome 11, aEngPut4.maternal, whole genome shotgun sequence DNA window includes the following coding sequences:
- the LOC140105512 gene encoding uncharacterized protein isoform X1 gives MDKGHFKSLGLRYITAWLQHRIPQTSPYEIYATFTFHVTYIPQFNMARSNFSFVFWSDYTCSTGSREIRFLLFSFFGKETERHKPTNHQPERSQRVYRLPEIQDGVGKISHTHYSPRCINVHYRLKGCILSHPYTPFLTKVFKVFCLVSRGCYTTLSILCTPLRNIICTKDLYKGDGRGGGVSQTTGRTDRPVPRRPTHCWPRQGELTLLQRSHPRNLKKTGMDSKLPEVRTFPSYCEEIPGCKPELSLPNVVPSTGQGRPHQGSDNKVQEKISDLYQRSYEDSGLSNSLHLLGSLVSGPFQNTPGMDLKILEQKTGGSGQENPNPTCRQGGPAMVVGRRKSEERDLLVKQPLHPNPDRREPEGLGGSDASANFPGYLDRGDYKKVLKFPRVASSMGSTQREHSSSCPPTPPNSIRQYNYGLLHKKTRRNQVSSPEYPSSENIFVGRTTHSVNICHSSKRHGEFKGGLSKQKKDPTKRVEPQGGDLPAANIFVGLSSSGLVRNKGEYQMPALFFSGKRGEQGTAGRLLSPLGHSTSLRLPPNSPDRQGPEENISGKYQSHLHLPELAEEKLVPTLEEDVTRESSHSSAIRGPTTSGSNPSSKPREITAVCLDPESSFLSSQGLSSEVIKTLKASRKPVTFAIYHKIWKRFCSFCKDSPPSQANLNILQVLEFLQKGLELGLSTSTLKVQVSALSAFFDQPLIEHRWVKRFIKAASRLKPQTVKKSSAWDLTLVLNALMKEPFEPIDSSSVKNLTLKTVFLIAITSARRLGELQAISIREPYMKILDDRIVLMLDPNFVPKVVSDFHRNQEIILPSFCENPSSAREREWSSLDGKNKGRKASKATIARWLRLAIASCYDLQKSPIPAGIRAHSTRAMSTSWAERRGASLDQICRAATWSSSTTFSKHYRLDLHLSKDLSFGRKVLQAVIPP, from the exons atggacaaaggtcacttcaaatccctgggtcttagatatattactgcatggttacaacatcgaattcctcagacttccccctacgaaatatatgccaccttcaccttccatgtcacttacatcccacagtttaatatggcaagaagtaacttctcttttgtcttctggagtgattatacctgttccacaggatcaagagaaatccggtttttactcttctctttttttggtaaagaaaccgAACGGCACAAACCGACTAATCATCAACCTGAGAGGTCTCAACGAGTTTATCGTCTACCGgaaattcaggatggagtcggtaagatcagccacacacattattcaccaagatgcattaatgtgcactatagacttaaaggatgcatattatcacatccctatacaccatttctcacaaaggtttttaaggttttctgtcttgtctccagagggtgctacactacactttcaattctgtgcactccccttcggaatatcatctgcaccaaggacctttacaaaggtgatggcagaggtggtggcgtctctcagactacaggacgtactgatcgtcccgtacctagacgacctactcattgttggccaagacagggggagcttactcttctccagagatctcaccctagaaaccttaaaaagactgggatggatagtaaactaccagaagtcagaactttccccagctactgtgaggaaattcctgggtgtaaacctgaactcagtttaccaaatgtcgttccttccacaggacaagggagACCACATCAAGGATCTGATAACAAGGTTCAGGAGAAAATCAGTGATCTCTATCAGAGAAGCTATGAAGATTCTGGGCTCtctaacagcctgcatctcctcggtagcctggtgtcaggcccattccagaatactccagggatggatcttaagatcctggaacagaaaacaggaggatctggacaggaaaatcccaatcccacctgccgtcaaggaggacctgctatggtggttggaagacggaaatctgaggaaagggatcttctggtcaaacagcccttacatcccaatccagacagacgcgagccagaggggctggggggcagtgatgcctcagcaaatttcccagggtacctggacagaggagattacaagaaggtcctcaaatttccgagagttgcaagcagtatgggaagcactcagcgcgaacactcctcttcttgcccaccaacacctcctaattctatcagacaatacaactacggtctcctacataaaaagacaaggaggaaccaggtctcctctcctgagtaccctagctcggaaaatatttttgtgggcagaacaaCACACTCTGTCAATATCTGCCACTCATCTAAAAGGCACGGAGAATTCAAGggcggactttctaagcagaagaaagatcctaccaaacgagtggagcctcaaggaggagatcttccagcggctaacatctttgtggggttatcctctagtggacttgttcgcaacaagggagaataccaaatgcctgcattatttttctctggaaaaaggggagaacagggaacggctggacgccttctctcacccctgggacattccactagtctacgccttccccccaattcccctgatcgccagggtcctgaggaaaatatttcaggaaaataccagagccatcttcatctgcccgaactggccgaagaaaagctggtacCCACTCTTGAAGAAGATGTCACCAGAGAATCCAGTCATTCTTCCGCTATCAGAGGACCTACTACATCAGGGTCCAATCCATCATCCAAACCCAGGGAAATTACAGCTGTctgcctggatcctgaatccagcttcttaagctctcagggactctcatctgaagtcatcaagaccctgaaggcaagtagaaaaccagtcacctttgccatctatcataagatatggaagaggttctgttccttctgtaaggacagtccaccttcccaagctaaccttaatattttgcaggtgcttgaatttcttcaaaagggtttggagttgggtttgtctaccagcaccctgaaggtccaggtgtcggcgcttagtgccttcttcgaccagcctctcatcgagcacaggtgggtcaaaagatttattaaagctgcctctaggttaaagcctcagactgttaaaaaatcatcagcatgggacttaactctagttttgaatgccttaatgaaggaaccatttgaacctattgattcctccagtgttaaaaacctgacacttaagacagttttcctgatagccatcacttctgctagaaggttaggtgaacttcaggctatatcgattagggaaccctacatgaaaattctagatgatagaattgtgttgatgttggatccaaattttgttcccaaggtggtttccgactttcataggaatcaggagattatcctaccctccttctgtgagaacccttcttcggcaagagaacgcgaatggagttctttggat gggaaaaataaggggaggaaggcgtcgaaggcgactattgcaagatggctgagactggcaattgcctcatgttacgacctacagaaaagcccgataccagcaggaatccgagctcactcgaccagggctatgtccacatcttgggcggaaagaagaggagcgtcaCTAGATCAGATTTGCAGAGCTGCAACGTGGTCTTCATCCACTACATTCTCCAAGCATTATAGGCTGGACTTGCACTTGTCAAAAGATCTATCTTTTGGACGCAAGGTGTTACAggctgtaatccctccctaa
- the LOC140105512 gene encoding uncharacterized protein isoform X2, producing MDKGHFKSLGLRYITAWLQHRIPQTSPYEIYATFTFHVTYIPQFNMARSNFSFVFWSDYTCSTGSREIRFLLFSFFGKETERHKPTNHQPERSQRVYRLPEIQDGVGKISHTHYSPRCINVHYRLKGCILSHPYTPFLTKVFKVFCLVSRGCYTTLSILCTPLRNIICTKDLYKGDGRGGGVSQTTGRTDRPVPRRPTHCWPRQGELTLLQRSHPRNLKKTGMDSKLPEVRTFPSYCEEIPGCKPELSLPNVVPSTGQGRPHQGSDNKVQEKISDLYQRSYEDSGLSNSLHLLGSLVSGPFQNTPGMDLKILEQKTGGSGQENPNPTCRQGGPAMVVGRRKSEERDLLVKQPLHPNPDRREPEGLGGSDASANFPGYLDRGDYKKVLKFPRVASSMGSTQREHSSSCPPTPPNSIRQYNYGLLHKKTRRNQVSSPEYPSSENIFVGRTTHSVNICHSSKRHGEFKGGLSKQKKDPTKRVEPQGGDLPAANIFVGLSSSGLVRNKGEYQMPALFFSGKRGEQGTAGRLLSPLGHSTSLRLPPNSPDRQGPEENISGKYQSHLHLPELAEEKLVPTLEEDVTRESSHSSAIRGPTTSGSNPSSKPREITAVCLDPESSFLSSQGLSSEVIKTLKASRKPVTFAIYHKIWKRFCSFCKDSPPSQANLNILQVLEFLQKGLELGLSTSTLKVQVSALSAFFDQPLIEHRWFPTFIGIRRLSYPPSVRTLLRQENANGVLWMGKIRGGRRRRRLLQDG from the exons atggacaaaggtcacttcaaatccctgggtcttagatatattactgcatggttacaacatcgaattcctcagacttccccctacgaaatatatgccaccttcaccttccatgtcacttacatcccacagtttaatatggcaagaagtaacttctcttttgtcttctggagtgattatacctgttccacaggatcaagagaaatccggtttttactcttctctttttttggtaaagaaaccgAACGGCACAAACCGACTAATCATCAACCTGAGAGGTCTCAACGAGTTTATCGTCTACCGgaaattcaggatggagtcggtaagatcagccacacacattattcaccaagatgcattaatgtgcactatagacttaaaggatgcatattatcacatccctatacaccatttctcacaaaggtttttaaggttttctgtcttgtctccagagggtgctacactacactttcaattctgtgcactccccttcggaatatcatctgcaccaaggacctttacaaaggtgatggcagaggtggtggcgtctctcagactacaggacgtactgatcgtcccgtacctagacgacctactcattgttggccaagacagggggagcttactcttctccagagatctcaccctagaaaccttaaaaagactgggatggatagtaaactaccagaagtcagaactttccccagctactgtgaggaaattcctgggtgtaaacctgaactcagtttaccaaatgtcgttccttccacaggacaagggagACCACATCAAGGATCTGATAACAAGGTTCAGGAGAAAATCAGTGATCTCTATCAGAGAAGCTATGAAGATTCTGGGCTCtctaacagcctgcatctcctcggtagcctggtgtcaggcccattccagaatactccagggatggatcttaagatcctggaacagaaaacaggaggatctggacaggaaaatcccaatcccacctgccgtcaaggaggacctgctatggtggttggaagacggaaatctgaggaaagggatcttctggtcaaacagcccttacatcccaatccagacagacgcgagccagaggggctggggggcagtgatgcctcagcaaatttcccagggtacctggacagaggagattacaagaaggtcctcaaatttccgagagttgcaagcagtatgggaagcactcagcgcgaacactcctcttcttgcccaccaacacctcctaattctatcagacaatacaactacggtctcctacataaaaagacaaggaggaaccaggtctcctctcctgagtaccctagctcggaaaatatttttgtgggcagaacaaCACACTCTGTCAATATCTGCCACTCATCTAAAAGGCACGGAGAATTCAAGggcggactttctaagcagaagaaagatcctaccaaacgagtggagcctcaaggaggagatcttccagcggctaacatctttgtggggttatcctctagtggacttgttcgcaacaagggagaataccaaatgcctgcattatttttctctggaaaaaggggagaacagggaacggctggacgccttctctcacccctgggacattccactagtctacgccttccccccaattcccctgatcgccagggtcctgaggaaaatatttcaggaaaataccagagccatcttcatctgcccgaactggccgaagaaaagctggtacCCACTCTTGAAGAAGATGTCACCAGAGAATCCAGTCATTCTTCCGCTATCAGAGGACCTACTACATCAGGGTCCAATCCATCATCCAAACCCAGGGAAATTACAGCTGTctgcctggatcctgaatccagcttcttaagctctcagggactctcatctgaagtcatcaagaccctgaaggcaagtagaaaaccagtcacctttgccatctatcataagatatggaagaggttctgttccttctgtaaggacagtccaccttcccaagctaaccttaatattttgcaggtgcttgaatttcttcaaaagggtttggagttgggtttgtctaccagcaccctgaaggtccaggtgtcggcgcttagtgccttcttcgaccagcctctcatcgagcacag gtggtttccgactttcataggaatcaggagattatcctaccctccttctgtgagaacccttcttcggcaagagaacgcgaatggagttctttggat gggaaaaataaggggaggaaggcgtcgaaggcgactattgcaagatggctga